A genomic stretch from Photobacterium atrarenae includes:
- a CDS encoding zinc ribbon domain-containing protein produces MGENTCPTCQRPLCWKDGGYYCEHCQHPVRKRAFCPDCEQALEKLNACGAASYFCPHCNELKSKSRARICFEAG; encoded by the coding sequence ATGGGTGAAAATACCTGCCCAACCTGTCAACGTCCCCTCTGCTGGAAAGATGGGGGTTATTATTGCGAGCACTGTCAGCATCCGGTGCGTAAACGGGCATTTTGTCCGGACTGCGAGCAGGCGTTGGAGAAGTTGAACGCTTGTGGTGCGGCCAGCTATTTTTGTCCACACTGTAATGAACTCAAGTCTAAATCCCGGGCCCGGATCTGTTTCGAGGCAGGCTGA